In Zea mays cultivar B73 chromosome 7, Zm-B73-REFERENCE-NAM-5.0, whole genome shotgun sequence, the following proteins share a genomic window:
- the LOC103632129 gene encoding MADS-box transcription factor 31, translating to MGRGKVELKKIENPTNRQVTFSKRRMGLFKKANEVAILCDAQIGVIIFSGSGRMYEYSSPPWRIASVFDRYLKAPSTRFEEMDIQQKIVQEMTRMNDERNRLRMIMAQYMAEDLASFSVQDLSNLEQQIEFSLYKVRLRKQELLDQ from the exons ATGGGGCGTGGAAAAGTAGAGCTGAAGAAGATTGAGAATCCAACAAACCGCCAAGTTACCTTCTCCAAGAGGCGGATGGGGTTGTTCAAGAAGGCAAACGAGGTAGCCATTCTTTGTGATGCGCAAATCGGAGTCATCATATTCTCTGGCAGTGGCAGGATGTACGAGTACTCCAGCCCTCCATGGAG AATAGCAAGCGTCTTTGACAGGTACCTGAAAGCCCCTAGCACCCGTTTTGAGGAGATGGACATCCAGCAG AAAATCGTCCAGGAGATGACTAGGATGAATGATGAGAGGAACAGGCTGAGGATGATCATGGCGCAGTACATGGCGGAGGACCTGGCCTCGTTCTCCGTGCAGGATCTGAGCAACCTTGAGCAGCAGATCGAGTTCTCGTTGTACAAAGTTCGCCTCAGGAAG CAAGAGCTACTCGACCAGTAG